In one window of Arctopsyche grandis isolate Sample6627 chromosome 6, ASM5162203v2, whole genome shotgun sequence DNA:
- the LOC143912908 gene encoding uncharacterized protein LOC143912908, which produces MELRHKWKKDSSNNLSVGQMVLLKEEHMLPTRWVLGRVTKLYPGPDGRVRVVDVFTASGEFRRSSHLVAPLPILPQGPLDRKEDQQEGGETAASIPSTSVA; this is translated from the coding sequence atggagttacgacacaaatggaagaaggactcgagcaacaatctgagtgtgggtcaaatggtcctgttaaaggaggaacacatgctgccaacccgatgggtcttgggtcgagtcactaaattgtatcccggaccagatggcagagttcgagtcgtcgacgtctttactgccagcggagagtttcgtcggtccagtcatctagtggcgccattgccgattctaccacaaggaccacttgacaggaaggaagatcagcaagagggaggagaaacagcagcttcaattccgtcaacttcggtagcttag